GACCAACAGGACACGAACCAAGCGACCCGTGCCAAAAATGCGCAACTTTCCGCACCTGCAAGCAGATTTGACGACAGGAACATGCACGCCCCCTGCCCACCCATCCCGAAAAAAGGGCGCTGGCCGAACCAGCGCCCTTTTCAAGGATCACACGGCGCGTGGCAATCAGGACGTGCCGCCAGCCTTTGCTCGCGCACTGCTGGCCGAAGCCGTGGCGCGACCCTTGACCTGTGCCACGATCGAAGGCCAGACTTGCGCGCGCTGGTCCGGGGTCATCGCCAGAACCTGCCCGCGCTGCACGTCGCTCAGGGCCCACCAGCCCTGCTGTTCGTCGGGACCGAGCGACCAGAAATATTCCTGCTGGCCCGACGGCCAGGCATCGTACTTGGTCTTCAGGTCACTCGCCCAGCGATCATACTGCGCCTTTTGTGCCGTGGTCATCGTGAAAGGCCCAGCCGGAGCCTGAGCCGGAGTTGCCGCAGAAGCAGCAGGGGCCGCAGGCGCGGCGGTCTGGGCCTGGGCGGCGACCGGAAGGGCGGCCGTGGCGAGCGCAAACGCGCCGATGGACATAAACGTCTTCATGGGATCTCCTCCTGTTGTCCTGACCCGATGCGGGCCCTTACGCATCGCGGACGCCAAAGGTTTCCCGCTGATCGACCAGACGTCGCCATCGCGGGGCAGGGCGTGAAAAGTGCCCTGCAACTGCGATGAGCCGTTGATTTCATTAGGATGCACCGCACAATAAAATGCGTTTGAGACTGTTCTCCGCCAGGGCCCCGAGCCTTTCCGCCCCGCCGATTGCGCCTTGCGCCCGCCCGCACGGTTCCCTACCTGTTCCGGCGTGACCAGCTTCCCCCCCTCTTCCGACGCCGCCCGTTCCACGCCCGCAGCGGCCCCCGCGCATCAGGGCGCCCAGCAGGGCGAACCGCAATGGCTTGCCGCGCTCAACCCGCCCCAGCGCGAGGCCGTGCTCACCACGCAAGGGCCCGTGCTGATGCTGGCAGGCGCGGGCACCGGCAAGACCGCCGCGCTCACCGCGCGGCTCGCCAATCTGCTGCGCCAGCGCCTCGCCTGGCCCTCGCAGATCCTGTGCGTGACCTTCACCAACAAGGCCGCGCGCGAGATGCGCGAGCGCGTGGGCGCCCTGATCGGCCCTTCGGTCGAAGGGATGCCCTGGCTCGGCACGTTCCACGCGATTGCCGCCAAGATGCTGCGCCGCCATGCCGAACTCGTCGGCCTCACCAGCAGCTTTTCCATCCTCGACACCGACGACCAGATGCGCCTGCTCAAGCAGCTGATCCAGGCCGAAGGCATCGACGACAAGCGCTGGCCCGCCAAGCAACTGGCCGGGCTGATCGACCGCTGGAAGAACCGGGGCCTGACGCCCGCCGATCTCGATGCGGGCGAGAACGAGGCCTATGCCAACGGGCGCGGCGCGAAGATGTACGGCCTCTATCAGGACCGCCTGCGCACGATCAACGCCTGCGATTTCGGCGATCTCCTGCTCCACATGCTGACGATCTTCCGCCAGCATCGCGACGTGCTGGAAAGCTGGCAGGACCGCTTCCGCTACATCATGGTCGACGAATATCAGGACACCAACGCGGTCCAGTACCTGTGGCTGCGCCTGCTCGCGCAAGTCCACAAGAACATCTGCGTGGTGGGCGACGACGACCAGTCGATCTATTCGTGGCGCGGCGCCGAAGTCGCCAATATCCTGCGCTTTGAAAAGGATTTCCCCGGCGCGGCGGTGATCCGCCTCGAACAGAACTATCGCTCCACCCCGCACATTCTGGGCGCGGCCTCGGGCCTGATCGAGGAGAACGCCCAGCGTCTGGGCAAGCACTTGTGGACCGAGCGCGATGGCGGCGACAAAGTCCGCGTGATCGGCGTCTGGGATGGCCCCGAGGAAGCGCGCCGCGTGGGCGAGGAGATCGAGCGCCTCGAACGCGAGGGCTGCCCGCTCGACCGCGTGGCAATCCTCGTGCGCGCACAGTTCCAGACGCGCGAGTTCGAAGACCGCTTCATCCAGATCGGCCTGGCCTATCGCATCGTCGGCGGTTTCCGCTTCTACGAGCGCGCCGAAATCCGCGATGCGCTGGCCTATCTGCGCCTCGTCTCGCAGCCTTCGGATGATCTCGCCTTCGAGCGGATCTACAACACCCCCAAGCGCGGCCTTGGCGACAAGACGCTCGAAAAGCTCCACCGCTTTGCCCGCGCCCATCAGGTGCCCCTGCTGCGCGCGGCCTACGACATCGCCGATACCGACGAACTGCCCGCCCGCGCGCGCAACACGATTCTGGCACTGGTGCGCGATTTCCTGCGCTGGCGCGACCAGATCGCCACGCTCACCCCGTCTGAACTGGCCCGCACGATCCTCGACGAGAGCGGCTACACCGGCGCGCTTCAGGCCGAAAAGAGCGCCGAGGCCAATGCCCGCCTCGAAAACCTCTCCGAACTCGTCCGCGCGATGGAAGAGTACGAGACGCTGGGCGATTTCCTCGAACATGTCAGTCTGGTGATGGACAACGAGGCCGCCTCAAGCGAGGAAAAGGTCACGATCATGACCATCCACGCGGCCAAGGGCCTCGAATTCGATCAGGTCTTTCTGCCCGGCTGGGAAGAAGGGGTGTTCCCCTCGCAGCGCGCGCTCGACGAAGGGGGCCTCGCCAGCCTCGAAGAAGAGCGCCGCCTCGCCTATGTGGCGATCACCCGCGCGCGCCGCCGCTGCACGATCCTGCATGCCGCCAACCGCCGCATCTATGGCCAGTGGACGAGCGCGATCCCCTCGCGCTTCGTCGAGGAACTGCCGCAGGACCATGTCGAGAGCGAAACCACGCTCTCGGGCGGAGCCTCGATGTGGCGGGCCAGCTGGTCGGAAGCGAGCGACCCGTTTGCCGATGTCGCCCGCAACCACCCGGCCAAGGCGCAGAGCCGGGGCCCTGGCTGGCAACGCGCTGCCCAGCAGGCCTATGACGCCAAGCCGCGCCGCATGGCCGAAAACACCCGCAGCGCAGCCAGCTTCGCCAGCAAGCCCCGCGCCGACATCGCCATCGGCGCGCGCGTGTTCCACGACAAGTTCGGCTATGGCGTGGTTCAGGCCCAGGAAGGCAACAAGCTGGAAATCGCCTTCGAAACGGCGGGCGAGAAGCGCGTGCTCGACAGCTTCGTGAAGCCGGCCTGAAACAGGAAGAAAGAGGAAATGCAGGGACGATGGCCCCCGCATTTCCCCTTTTCTTTGTCCTTATGCCTTCAGTCGCTCGGCAATGCGCTCGTCGATCCGCGCTTCCAGCAGGGACAGCGGCATGGCGCCTTCCTTGAGCACGCCGTGGAACCACGCGAGGTCGAATTTGTCGCCCAGAGCCTTTTCGGCCTTCCGGCGATTGGCAACCCAGGCCGTATGGCCCATCTTGTAGCTGCATGCCTGACCGATCATCGTGCAATAGCGCTCGATCTCGCGCTGGCTGCGCGCCGGGGTGAAGCCGGTCTTCTCGACCATGTAGGCCGTCGCCTTCTCGCGGCTCCAGCGATAGTGGTGGATGCCGGTATCGACCACCAGACGCACCGCGCGGAACAGGAACGACTGAAGATAGCCCGCCCGTTCGATGCCCTGATAGCCGCCCAGTTCATCGCCCAGTTGTTCGGCATAGAGCGCCCAGCCCTCGCCATAGGCCGAGATGAAGTAGTCGCGCAGAATCCATGGCAGCTCTCCACCCCCTTGCGCGTACCCACCCTGAAGATGATGGCCGGGAATGCCCTCGTGGTAGGTCAGCGAGGGCAGCGAATATTTCGGCCAGTCGCCCACAGACTTGAGGTTGATCCAGTAGATCGCCGGGCGTGAACCGTCGAGCGAGGCCGAATTGTAATAGCCATTGGGCGCGCCGTCCTGAATTTCGGCAGGGACGGCCCGGATGGTCAGCGGATCGTTGGGAATATCGGCAAAGGCGCGCGGCAATTGCGTGCGCATGTGGGCCACGCTCTGGTTGAGCCCCGCGATCAGTTGCGCGCGGCCCTCCGCCGTATCGGGGTAAAGCTGCTCGGGCGCGTGATTGAGCGCGGAAAGACGCGCGCCGATGCTGCCGGTGGTGTGCCCGGCAGCCTTGAGCACAGTGTCGAGTTCAGCGCTGATCTGGGCGACCTGTTCGAGGCCGATCTTGTGGATGGCCTCGGGTGTCAGAGTCGTCGTGGTGGCGGCGCCCAGCGCAGCGGCATAGATCGCATCGCCCTGCTTGAGGCGCCAGATCCCGTCACCGGCCGGCGATTTGGCGCGCAACCGGCGATAGAGCGCCATCTGGCGATCGAGCGCGGGATAGACCTTGTCGTGCACGATAGAGACCGCGCGGCGCTGCCAGTCGCCCGCCAGCCCCTTTTCGGCCAGCCCCTTTTCGGTGGTGCGGCGGACCAGCGAGGTGACCAGTCCGTTGTGCTCAGGCGCGACATTGCGCAGCTTGGCCATCTGGCCCAGCGCCAGCGTGATCGCCCAGGCGGGGGGAATGCGCCCCATCCCGGCCTGACGCGCGCCTTCGGCGGTCTGGTCGTCGAGCACGATGGCGAAGGCCGCCAGACGGGCCAGATAGGCCTCGGCATCCTCGGCCACGAGGATCGGGTGCTGGTTGTCGAGGAAATCGGGGATCGTGAAATAGGCGCCGCGCTGCTGATCGATCACGAACGGCATCTGCGGATCGTCAATATCGAAGCGCGCACCCGCCAGTTCTTCGCCGAACCGATGCAGTACAATCGCGCGGTTACGCCGGTTCTGTGCATTCAGGCCCGCCGGATCGACGGCCGAAACGGCCGCCTGGGCATCGCGATAGAACGCCAGAGAGGCTTCATTCGCGCCGCGTCCTTCACCATCGAGGCGACTGCGCAGCACCGCCCGCGCACCGGTATCAAGCCCGAGCGTCGTTGCCCGCTGCGGTTCAATGAGGAGACTGGCAAAGAAAATGCGGTCGAGCAGCGCCCCGAAAGCCGCGTCTCCGCCCGCCTGCGCCCCGGCCTGCGCGCCTACTTGGGCAAAGGCCTGTCCGGGCAGGCCCGAAAGCCATGCCGCAGCCATTGCGCCGCCCGCCAACCCGAGGAAATCGCGACGCTCCAAACCCTGCCCCAAGCCATGTATTGCCAAAGACTTGCTCCCTTTTCCGGTCCCTTGAACGAACGCCCCGTTCGTTTCAGATGCGACGGACTGCCATGCTCTCCCGCGCCGCACAATGCAGAAAGCCGATTTCGTCACATAATGGCATCACAATCAATCTTGCCAGCAGAAAAAGAAGGAAATTCAAGTTACGCCCAGAATTGATCAAGAAAGCTTGCCATTCTGGATATATCGCACCTATATTCGATAAATAATAGCAGCGCGCCAGACAGGCTTCATCACATGATCAATCGCATTCGGGAAATCCGCCGACAGAAAGGGCTGACGCTGGCCGACGTTGCTGCGCGCTGCCAGCCGCCGACAACGGCACAGACCATTGGGCGCCTCGAAACCGGCACGCGCTCGCTCTCGCTCAAGTGGATGAACCGGATCGGCGCGGCCCTGGCCATCGACCCCGAACTGCTGGTTCGCGCCGCCGACGATACCCAGGCCGAAGTCATTGCCCGGCTCACCCCGGCGGGAACCGAGCCGATCGCCACCCCGGTTCCGGCCCCCCTGCCCGACGCGCTCTATGGCCACGAAGGCCTTGTCGCGCTCAGTGTCGAGGCCAGCGCCGGAGACTGGCGCGCGGGCGACCAGATCTGGCTGCGACGCTTCGATGGCGAGGAAATCGGCCGCGCCCTCAATCGCGATGTGCTGGCCCCGCGCCCCGGTGGCCGCTTTGCCTTTGGCCGCATGATCGACCACCGCGAGGGGCGCCTCGCGCTGCTGCCGCCCGGCCCCGGCCAGCGCCAGTTGGTGATCGACCGTCCGGCCTGGGTGGCCGTGGCCGAAGTCCTGATCCGCACGCTCTGAACATCGGGCTGATCATCGGGCTCAGGATCAGGCACGAACCGGTCTTCGCGCTCTCGCCTTGGGCCCCCGCAGGCGCTATCCCCCGGTCATGACCCCGGACAAGACATTGCGCCTGCTCAGCCTGTCCACGCTCTATCCGGCCTCGGTACGGCCGGGTTTCGGGCGTTTCGTGGCCCGCCAGATGGAAGCTCTGGCCGCGCGCCCGGATTGGGACGTGACGGTGATCAACCCGATCGGCCTGCCCCCGCTGCCCCGGCGCCTGCTGCCCGCAGGCTATGCCCCGCTTCACGCCATTCCCCCGATGGAAACACGCAGCGGGGTGCCGGTGTACCATCCCCGCTTCACGCTGCTGCCGGGCCTGTCCGGGCGGTTCAACCCTGCGCTGATCGCACAAAGCGTCCTGCCGCTGGCCCGCCGGCTCCACGCAGAAACCCCCTTCGACATCGTCGACGCGCAGTTCTTCTATCCCGATGGCCCCGCCGCCGCACGGATCGCACGGGCGCTGGGCCTGCCGCTGGCGATCAAGGCACGCGGATCGGACATTCACTACTGGGGCCAGCGCCCTGCCGCCCTTTCCCAAATGCAGCACGCCGCGCGCGAGGCCGGAGCCCTGCTCGCCGTATCGCAGGCGCTGGCCGACGACATGGCCGATCTGGGCCTGCCGGGCGAACGCATCACCGTCCATTATACCGGCCTTGACCACGGGCGCTTCCATCCGCGCCCGCGCGCAGCCGCGCGCGCCATTCTGGCCGAACGCTTCCAGCTTCCGGGCGAAGGGCCGCTGGTGGCCTGCGTGGGCGCGCTGATCGGCATCAAGGGACAGGCCCTCGCCATCCGCGCGCTGGCCGAACCGGGAATGGAGCGTGTGCGCCTCGCGCTGGCCGGAACCGGACCCGACGAGGCCACGCTCCGGGCGCTCGCCCGCGAGCTCGATGTCGCCCATCGCGTCCATTTCCTTGGCGCGCTGGGGCACGATTTCGTGCCCGTGCTGATGGCCGGGGCCAGCGCCATGGTGCTGCCTTCCGAGCGCGAGGGGCTGGCCAATGTCTGGATCGAGGCGCTCGCCTGCGGCACCCCGCTGGTGATCCCCGACATCGGCGGCGCGCGCGAGGTGGTCACCAGTTCGACCGCCGGGCTCCTGGCCGCGCGCGAACCGGCCGCGATCGCCCGCGCGCTGGCCGCGCTGATCGCCCAGCCCAGCGCACCCGACGCCGTGGCGGCCTGCGCCGCACGGTTCAGCTGGGAAGCCAATGCCGCGGCCATGGCGGGCCTCTATCGCAAGGTCGTCGAGACCGCGAAAGGGACGTGAGCCCCCGCCATCGGGCTCACAAACGGAAAAACGCCCCGCCGGACTGGTCCGGCGGGGCGTTTTTCATGTCACGAACGACGCGAAGGGGGTCAGGCGCCTTCGCGGGCCAGACGCTCCTGCTTGTCGAGCGCGCTTTCCGAAGGAACGAAGCTCTTGGGGTTGACCTTGAGCCAGATCAGGATGGGCGCGGCCATGTAAATCGAGCTGTAAGTCCCCACGAAGATGCCCAGCGTGATCGCGGCGGTAAAGCCGAAGATCACCTCGGGCCCGAAGATCAGCAGCGCGACGAGCGTGATCAGCATCGAGAGCGAGGTCACGATCGTGCGTGCGAGCGTCTCGTTGACCGACAGGTCGAGCAGTTCGGGCAGCGGCATCTTGCGGAACTTCTTCAGGTTCTCGCGGATGCGGTCGTAGACGACGATGGTGTCGTTGAGCGAATAACCGATCAGCGTGAGCAGGGCTGCCACGATGTTGAGGTCGAACTCCATCTGGGTGAGCGCGAACATCCCCAGCGTGAGCGTGACGTCGTGGACGAGGCTGAACAGCGCGCCGATGCCGAACTGCCATTCGAAGCGGATCCAGATGTAGGCCGCCACGGCCAGCGCCGCCAGCCCCAGCGCCTTGAACGCATCCCAGCCCAGCTCCTTGGAGACCTTGCCCGAGACCGAGTCCACCCCGTCGATGCGCGCATCGGCATGGTGCGACTTGATGTCGGCGGTGATCGTCCGGGCCATCTTGTCCGACTGGGCCGCATCATGCTCGGCCCCTTCGGGCAGCTTCATGCGGATCGAGATCTCGTTGGGCTTGCCATAGCGCTGGATGATCGGTTCGCCATAGCCCAGCTTGGCCACTTCGTCGCGCAAGTCGGCCACGGGGGCCTCGGCGCTGCGCTCGAAGGTCACGCGGATCATCTGGCCACCGACGAAATCGACGCCCAGATTGAGCCCGCGCGTGAACACCAGCGTCAGCGAGGCGGCCATCAGCGCGAGGCTGAACAGGTAGAACGGCAACCGCCACTTGAGGAAGTGGATGTTGGTGTTGTCGGGAACGAGCTTCAAGAGTTTCATGTGTCCGCGCTCCCTTACAGGCTCAGGTCGGCCGGGCGCGCGCGGCGCAGCCACTGGGCCACCCACATGCGGGTCAGCCAGACGGCGGTATAGACCGAGGTGACGATGCCGATCATCAGCACGACGGCAAAGCCCTTGACCGGGCCACTGCCGAACGCGGCCATCAGCACGGCGGCGATCACGTTGGTGACGTTGGCGTCGAAGATGGCGCGGCTGGCTTCCTTGTAGCCGTTTTCAACCGCAGCCACCACGCGGCGCCCGCGATGGCGCTCCTCGCGGATGCGCTCGTTGATCAGCACGTTGGCATCGACCGCCGCACCGATGGTGAGCACGAAGCCGGCGATGCCCGGCAGCGTCAGCGTCGCCCCCATCGTGGCCATCACGCCCAGGATCATCAGCATGTTCACCACCAGCGCCGCGCAGGCATAGAGCCCGAAGCGGCCATAGGTGGCAACGATGAAGACCACGAGCGCGAGCGTGCCCACGACCATCGCGATCACGCCCTTGCGGATCGAATCGGCGCCAAGGTCGGGCCCGACGGTGCGTTCCTCGACGACCTTGAGGTCGACCGGCAGCGCGCCCGAACGCAGCGAGATCGCCAGCTGGCTGGCACTGTCGGTGGTGAAGTGGCCCGAGATGACCGCGCTGCCCCCGATGATCGGGGTGTTGATGACCGGGGCCGAGATGACCTTGCCATCGAGGATGATGGCAAAGCGCTTGCCCACGTTCTGGGTGGTCAGCTTGGCGAACTTGGCGCCGCCCTCGGTGTTGAAGGCGATGTTGACGACCGGTTCGTTGGTCTGGGGATCGTTGGTGGCCTGGGCGTTGGTCAGTTCGTCGCCGCGAATGCCGCCCAGACGCTTGACCGCGATCGGCGCGCCCGCTGCCGCTTCGGCATAGGGCAGGACCTGGCTGCCCACCGGCGCCACGCCACGGGCAAGGTCTGACGGCAGGGCCGTGTCGTCGACCATCTTGAATTCGAGCTTGGCGGTCTGGCCGAGCAGCGCCTTGAGCGCCTGCGGGTCCTGAAGACCGGGCACCTGCACGACGATGCGGGTGGCGCCCTGACGCAGGATGGTCGGCTCCTTGGTGCCCAGCCCGTCGATGCGCTTGCGCACGACCTCGACGGCGGTATCCATCGCCTGGCTCACCGCCTGGTCGATGCCTTCCTGAGTCGGGGTCAGCACGAAGCGGTTGCCGTCGACGACCTCGATGTTCCAGTCGCGCTGGCCGGTCAGCCCCGCGCCCGAGGTGAGCGGCAGGATCGCCTCGCGCACGGCATCGACCTTGGAGGCATCGTTGACCAGGAAGGTCAGGCTGCCATCGCGGTTGGAAATGTCGCTGATGCGGATCGAGGCATCGGCCTGCCGCAGCTTGTTGCGAACCGATTCGTCCATGCCGTCCAGCCGCTGCTGGCGCACTTGCGAGGGATCGGCCTCAAGCTGGATGTGGCTGCCACCGGCAAGGTCGAGCCCCAGGTTGATTTTGGGCGAAGGCAGCGCGGAAGGCCAGGCAAGGCCTGAAACCGAGAACAGCGAAGGGAGCGAGGCGAGCGAGACGAGGATCGTCACCGCCCACAACGTCAGCACCTTCCAGCGCGGGAAATCGAGCATGATCGGGCTTTCCGATTACGGGAGAGGCTTGATAGGGAAACTGGCCGGAACGAGCCGGAACGATCAGTCGTTGGCGGCTGCCGAACCCTGCGGCACGACATCGCCCAGCGTCGAGCGAACGGCCTTCACGCGCACGCCCGGCGCCAGTTCGAGATCGACATAGTGATCGTCGAGGCGCACGATCTTGGCCACGATGCCACCGGCGGTCACCACCTGATCGCCCTTCTGGAGGCCGGACAGGCGCTGCTGGTGTTCCTTCTGGCGCTTCATCTGCGGGCGCAGGATCAGGAAATAGAAAATAACGGCCATGGCCACCAGCGGCAGGAACTGGAGGTAGGCGGGCGGCGAGGCCGCACTGGCGGCGGCAGCGGAAAGAAGGCTGATCATGACAGGACCGTTCGTGGGAGCAGTGGCCGGCCTTTGCAAGCCCCAGACCCGGCATTCGCCGGGCCAGCCACCGATTGTTGCAATTGGGCCGGGCTGCTAGCAGTTTGGGCCGGACAAGGCAATCAGAGCCCGGAAAACGGCCTTCTTGGGCCAGTTTTCGACCATACAATCCACAGGCAAATGCCCGGAAACGGAAAAAGATGCGCAACGGGGGGCTTGCCATCGCCAGACGACCCGCCTAGAGCGCCCCTCACCGGTCGGGACGTAGCGCAGCCTGGTAGCGCATCACACTGGGGGTGTGGGGGTCGGAGGTTCGAATCCTCTCGTCCCGACCAATGGTACCAATACCCATGGGGTATTCAAAAGGGCAGCCTTCGCTGCCCTTTTTTGCGTCTGGCGATCCTTTTGCATCTGGCGAAAGCGCCGCCGCGAAGCACCTTCCCGCCCGCAGACGGGAAGGTGCGCCCTTTTCGATCAGTCGAGCAGGCGGTGGACTTCGGACATGAAGTCCCTGGCCGCATATTCCACGTCCTGCACGCTCGCCCCCGCCTTGTAGAGCGCCGAGCCGAGCCCGGCCCCCGCCGCCCCGGCGGCCATCCAGTCGCCCAGGGTTTGCGGCGTCACCCCGCCCACGGCGAACACCGGAATGTTGCGGGGGATCACCGCAAGCTGGCCCTTGAGCACGGCGGGGCTCGCCGCTTCGGCCGGGAACAGCTTGAGGCCATGGGCCCCGGCCTCAAGGGCGGCAAACGCCTCGGTCGGAGTGGCATAGCCGGGCAGCGAGACCAGCCCGAGCTGCGCCGTGTGGGCAATGACCGCCGGATTGACATTGGGCGAGACGATCAGCCCGCCGCCTGCGTCGCGCACCGCCTCGACCTCGGCGACGCTCAGCACCGTGCCAGCCCCCACCAGCACCGTATCGCCATACCGGCGGGCGATCTTGCCGATGGAGACCAGCGGATCGGGCGAATTGAGCGGAACCTCGATCATCGAGAACCCGGTCTGGACCAGCACGTCGGCGACACCCTCGATCTCGTCGGGCGTCACCCCGCGAAGGATCGCCACCAGCGGGCAATGATGCATGGCCCGCGACAGGCGGTCGACGGCGGGATGATGAAGAGGGGGGAGGTCAGCAGTCACGAGCAAGGCTCCATATCTGAGTCCGTATCTGGACAATGCCTGCCACAAAAGCGGCATGACTATCAATGAGATGAGAACGACCACCGCATTGGGCGATGGCCGCCGTGTAAAGCGCGCCCAAAACGGGGTCGGCCAGCAGATGGACCTCGCGGCCCGCGCCCACCCCGGCCCCGCGCACATCGCTGCCGATCAGCAGGCCCGAGGCATAGGCGGCGCTGTCCCCGACCGCGCGCAGGCCCAGCAGCGCACTTGCCCGCACGCCGAACAGCGCCTTGAGCAAGGCCCCGTCGGCACTGGCATCGACCCCGGCACGAAAAGCCGGGCCATCGGCCACCGGCCCGTTCAAAAATTCGGCCAGAAGGCTGTGTCCGCGCAGGAGCGCGAACATCTCGCCGGTCATGCTGGTAAAGAAGCTGGCGACCGCGCCGCCCTCCATCCGGGCCCACTTGCAATGGGTGCCCGGCTGGCACAGCAGCGCGTCCGGCGGCGCGAGGCCCGCCGCGACCGCGCCCAGAAGCTGGACTTCCTCGCCGCGCATCACATCGCCGCGCGGATCGGACAGACCCGGCACGATCCATGTGCGCGCATCGATGGCATGGAGCGCGCCCGCCACCTGCCCGCCGCTGGCCGGGCAGGACAGATAGGGCACCAGCGCCCAGCCCCGCTGCGAGCCGACCATCCCGGCGGCCACCAGCGGCCAATCGCCCAGCCGCGCGCGGATCGCGGCCACTTCGGCGGCAAAGGCCTCTGGTCCCCCGCCCTGCTGGCCGACAGCCAGTACCCCGCGGTCGTCGCGGAAGGTCTCGATGACGGTGCCCGCGCCATCGAGCAGATAGCAGCGGCGATTGGTCGTGCCCCAATCCACGGCAATGAAACGGTCGTCCATGTTCAGATCACCACCTTGAAGAAAACAGGGCCACGCGACGCGGCAGAAAGCATCTGCCCGTGCCAGGGCCCAAACCGGAGCATGTTTCGACTTGCCACGCCCCTCCGATGTCTATTTATATTATTAAAACACTTCACTCGCGCAAAGGACCGACCATGACCACCCAGCCCCTCGAAGCGCGCGATGCCCTGGGGCGCAACCTGACATACGGCCTGCTCGACCGGCTCGGGTTGCTGATCGTGGGCGGCGCCTACGACGAGCAGCGTTTTCCGACCGAGGCCGAACTGTCCGAAGCGCACGGGGTCAGCCGCTCGGTCACGCGCGAGGCGGTCAAGATGCTGACCGCCAAGGGCTTGGTC
The genomic region above belongs to Novosphingobium sp. IK01 and contains:
- the yajC gene encoding preprotein translocase subunit YajC codes for the protein MISLLSAAAASAASPPAYLQFLPLVAMAVIFYFLILRPQMKRQKEHQQRLSGLQKGDQVVTAGGIVAKIVRLDDHYVDLELAPGVRVKAVRSTLGDVVPQGSAAAND
- a CDS encoding helix-turn-helix domain-containing protein, with amino-acid sequence MINRIREIRRQKGLTLADVAARCQPPTTAQTIGRLETGTRSLSLKWMNRIGAALAIDPELLVRAADDTQAEVIARLTPAGTEPIATPVPAPLPDALYGHEGLVALSVEASAGDWRAGDQIWLRRFDGEEIGRALNRDVLAPRPGGRFAFGRMIDHREGRLALLPPGPGQRQLVIDRPAWVAVAEVLIRTL
- the secF gene encoding protein translocase subunit SecF, which gives rise to MKLLKLVPDNTNIHFLKWRLPFYLFSLALMAASLTLVFTRGLNLGVDFVGGQMIRVTFERSAEAPVADLRDEVAKLGYGEPIIQRYGKPNEISIRMKLPEGAEHDAAQSDKMARTITADIKSHHADARIDGVDSVSGKVSKELGWDAFKALGLAALAVAAYIWIRFEWQFGIGALFSLVHDVTLTLGMFALTQMEFDLNIVAALLTLIGYSLNDTIVVYDRIRENLKKFRKMPLPELLDLSVNETLARTIVTSLSMLITLVALLIFGPEVIFGFTAAITLGIFVGTYSSIYMAAPILIWLKVNPKSFVPSESALDKQERLAREGA
- a CDS encoding DUF885 domain-containing protein yields the protein MAAAWLSGLPGQAFAQVGAQAGAQAGGDAAFGALLDRIFFASLLIEPQRATTLGLDTGARAVLRSRLDGEGRGANEASLAFYRDAQAAVSAVDPAGLNAQNRRNRAIVLHRFGEELAGARFDIDDPQMPFVIDQQRGAYFTIPDFLDNQHPILVAEDAEAYLARLAAFAIVLDDQTAEGARQAGMGRIPPAWAITLALGQMAKLRNVAPEHNGLVTSLVRRTTEKGLAEKGLAGDWQRRAVSIVHDKVYPALDRQMALYRRLRAKSPAGDGIWRLKQGDAIYAAALGAATTTTLTPEAIHKIGLEQVAQISAELDTVLKAAGHTTGSIGARLSALNHAPEQLYPDTAEGRAQLIAGLNQSVAHMRTQLPRAFADIPNDPLTIRAVPAEIQDGAPNGYYNSASLDGSRPAIYWINLKSVGDWPKYSLPSLTYHEGIPGHHLQGGYAQGGGELPWILRDYFISAYGEGWALYAEQLGDELGGYQGIERAGYLQSFLFRAVRLVVDTGIHHYRWSREKATAYMVEKTGFTPARSQREIERYCTMIGQACSYKMGHTAWVANRRKAEKALGDKFDLAWFHGVLKEGAMPLSLLEARIDERIAERLKA
- the secD gene encoding protein translocase subunit SecD, which produces MLDFPRWKVLTLWAVTILVSLASLPSLFSVSGLAWPSALPSPKINLGLDLAGGSHIQLEADPSQVRQQRLDGMDESVRNKLRQADASIRISDISNRDGSLTFLVNDASKVDAVREAILPLTSGAGLTGQRDWNIEVVDGNRFVLTPTQEGIDQAVSQAMDTAVEVVRKRIDGLGTKEPTILRQGATRIVVQVPGLQDPQALKALLGQTAKLEFKMVDDTALPSDLARGVAPVGSQVLPYAEAAAGAPIAVKRLGGIRGDELTNAQATNDPQTNEPVVNIAFNTEGGAKFAKLTTQNVGKRFAIILDGKVISAPVINTPIIGGSAVISGHFTTDSASQLAISLRSGALPVDLKVVEERTVGPDLGADSIRKGVIAMVVGTLALVVFIVATYGRFGLYACAALVVNMLMILGVMATMGATLTLPGIAGFVLTIGAAVDANVLINERIREERHRGRRVVAAVENGYKEASRAIFDANVTNVIAAVLMAAFGSGPVKGFAVVLMIGIVTSVYTAVWLTRMWVAQWLRRARPADLSL
- a CDS encoding glycosyltransferase: MTPDKTLRLLSLSTLYPASVRPGFGRFVARQMEALAARPDWDVTVINPIGLPPLPRRLLPAGYAPLHAIPPMETRSGVPVYHPRFTLLPGLSGRFNPALIAQSVLPLARRLHAETPFDIVDAQFFYPDGPAAARIARALGLPLAIKARGSDIHYWGQRPAALSQMQHAAREAGALLAVSQALADDMADLGLPGERITVHYTGLDHGRFHPRPRAAARAILAERFQLPGEGPLVACVGALIGIKGQALAIRALAEPGMERVRLALAGTGPDEATLRALARELDVAHRVHFLGALGHDFVPVLMAGASAMVLPSEREGLANVWIEALACGTPLVIPDIGGAREVVTSSTAGLLAAREPAAIARALAALIAQPSAPDAVAACAARFSWEANAAAMAGLYRKVVETAKGT
- a CDS encoding ATP-dependent helicase: MTSFPPSSDAARSTPAAAPAHQGAQQGEPQWLAALNPPQREAVLTTQGPVLMLAGAGTGKTAALTARLANLLRQRLAWPSQILCVTFTNKAAREMRERVGALIGPSVEGMPWLGTFHAIAAKMLRRHAELVGLTSSFSILDTDDQMRLLKQLIQAEGIDDKRWPAKQLAGLIDRWKNRGLTPADLDAGENEAYANGRGAKMYGLYQDRLRTINACDFGDLLLHMLTIFRQHRDVLESWQDRFRYIMVDEYQDTNAVQYLWLRLLAQVHKNICVVGDDDQSIYSWRGAEVANILRFEKDFPGAAVIRLEQNYRSTPHILGAASGLIEENAQRLGKHLWTERDGGDKVRVIGVWDGPEEARRVGEEIERLEREGCPLDRVAILVRAQFQTREFEDRFIQIGLAYRIVGGFRFYERAEIRDALAYLRLVSQPSDDLAFERIYNTPKRGLGDKTLEKLHRFARAHQVPLLRAAYDIADTDELPARARNTILALVRDFLRWRDQIATLTPSELARTILDESGYTGALQAEKSAEANARLENLSELVRAMEEYETLGDFLEHVSLVMDNEAASSEEKVTIMTIHAAKGLEFDQVFLPGWEEGVFPSQRALDEGGLASLEEERRLAYVAITRARRRCTILHAANRRIYGQWTSAIPSRFVEELPQDHVESETTLSGGASMWRASWSEASDPFADVARNHPAKAQSRGPGWQRAAQQAYDAKPRRMAENTRSAASFASKPRADIAIGARVFHDKFGYGVVQAQEGNKLEIAFETAGEKRVLDSFVKPA